A section of the Triticum dicoccoides isolate Atlit2015 ecotype Zavitan chromosome 7A, WEW_v2.0, whole genome shotgun sequence genome encodes:
- the LOC119334552 gene encoding uncharacterized protein LOC119334552 has protein sequence MEEDGPSRSGLPPVGECEWREELRQQQSQVEALRDRLVEVKVGMRRSEDDSGRELEHLCRRVKTIATLLAYLKSKARIMAIPHLAHTSCGIRNQDGVGFVDRHGVPLADWSKATDSASCGGGSDDRTAAEGSGVQKNGDAVEGDGDVDDILKSIRVVTDVMESLVKRVIVAESETANEKEKVRIGLEEIRRKTIQVESMSVKVEEMEKFAVGTNGMLNEMRQRVEDMVLETTRQRQRAAENEQELSRVKNDFESLRTYVSTLVSVRETLLSSEKQFETMEKLFDRLVARTNQLETEKAQKEAEVQKVMEENVRLRAMVDKKDAQLQAMSEQCKFMALNRPN, from the exons ATGGAGGAGGACGGCCCTAGCCGGAGCGGCCTGCCGCCGGTCGGGGAGTGCGAATGGAGGGAGGAGCTGAGGCAGCAGCAGTCCCAGGTCGAGGCGCTGCGCGACCGGCTCGTGGAGGTCAAGGTCGGGATGCGGCGCTCCGAGGACGATTCCGGCCGGGAGCTCGAGCACCTGTGCCGCAGGGTCAAGACCATCGCCACCCTGCTGGCCTACCTCAAATCCAAGGCCAGGATCATGGCGATACCGCACCTCGCGCACACGTCCTGCGGGATCAGGAACCAGGACGGCGTGGGGTTCGTCGACAggcatggggtgcccctggccgatTGGTCCAAGGCCACTGACTCCGCTTCCTGTGGGGGAGGTTCGGATGACAGGACGGCGGCAGAGGGTAGCGGCGTTCAGAAAAATGGCGATGCCGTTGAGGGGGATGGAGATGTCGATGATATTCTCAAGTCCATCCGCGTGGTGACCGATGTCATGGAGTCTCTTGTCAAGAGAGTGATTGTGGCCGAGTCCGAAACTGCGAATGAGAAAGAAAAGGTGAGGATTGGGTTGGAAGAGATCAGGAGGAAGACCATTCAGGTCGAGTCCATGTCGGTCAAAGTCGAGGAGATGGAGAAGTTTGCGGTGGGTACGAATGGTATGCTGAACGAGATGAGGCAGCGGGTTGAAGATATGGTGCTGGAGACTACACGGCAGAGGCAGCGCGCCGCTGAAAATGAGCAGGAGCTTAGTCGTGTGAAGAACGACTTTGAGTCGCTCAGGACTTATGTCAGCACACTTGTTAGTGTCAGAGAAACTCTTCTTTCATCGGAGAAGCAATTCGAGACAATGGAAAAGCTTTTTGACAG GCTAGTCGCAAGGACCAACCAGCTCGAGACCGAGAAAGCACAGAAAGAAGCCGAAGTCCAGAAGGTGATGGAGGAAAATGTGAGGCTACGTGCCATGGTCGACAAGAAGGATGCACAGCTCCAGGCGATGAGTGAGCAGTGCAAGTTCATGGCTCTGAACCGTCCAAACTAG